One window from the genome of Balneola sp. encodes:
- a CDS encoding short-chain dehydrogenase: MDLKIAENHFLICGASSGFGRAVAERLLHEGAHIIAVARREEKLDELKSSHPDKVEKVVGDLSDQLTLTEIESLISGQQIHGVLINAGGPPALSAMETTLDQWDEAYQSVLRWKVDLTKRLIPHFKKEQYGRILFVESQSIKQPIPSLVLSNAFRAAVAGFAKTLALEIAETGITVNIIAPGSHETPAIDRVIKKRAEDSGKSFDEVKAELEKSIPVGRMGTGEEFASLAAWLLSPHSGYVTGQTISHDGGNIQGLFG; the protein is encoded by the coding sequence ATGGATCTTAAAATAGCCGAAAATCACTTTCTAATCTGTGGGGCTTCAAGTGGGTTTGGACGGGCAGTTGCAGAACGGCTGCTTCACGAAGGAGCTCATATTATAGCTGTTGCCCGCAGAGAAGAAAAGCTGGATGAATTGAAGAGTTCACATCCTGACAAAGTAGAAAAAGTGGTTGGGGACTTATCAGACCAACTAACGTTAACCGAAATTGAATCCTTAATTTCAGGACAACAAATTCATGGTGTTTTAATTAATGCCGGTGGACCTCCTGCTCTTTCAGCTATGGAAACTACGCTAGATCAATGGGATGAAGCTTATCAGTCTGTACTTCGCTGGAAAGTAGATCTTACAAAGAGACTTATTCCTCACTTCAAAAAAGAACAGTATGGTCGAATTTTATTTGTTGAAAGTCAGTCTATAAAACAACCCATTCCTTCTTTGGTATTAAGTAATGCATTTCGTGCAGCTGTAGCCGGCTTTGCCAAAACCCTTGCCCTTGAGATTGCAGAAACAGGAATCACCGTAAATATTATAGCACCTGGATCACACGAAACCCCTGCTATTGACCGTGTTATTAAGAAAAGGGCTGAGGACTCTGGAAAGAGTTTTGATGAGGTTAAAGCTGAACTCGAGAAAAGTATTCCTGTAGGAAGAATGGGGACCGGTGAAGAATTTGCTTCGTTGGCGGCTTGGTTGTTATCCCCTCATTCCGGTTATGTGACTGGACAGACCATTAGCCACGATGGTGGAAATATTCAGGGGCTTTTTGGGTGA
- a CDS encoding carbonic anhydrase: MKTIDLLRNLLPIAILAFAITACTNNENQQDRTMEENLFGDVMTSETRDALTPEEILQSMKEGNERFVNNDLTPRDYQAQVKGTAKGQYPEAIVLACVDSRVPVENVFDKGVGDIFVARVAGNFVNEDILGSAEFATAVAGSKVVVVLGHKSCGAVKAAIDGVEMGNITAMLEKIKPAVEMTENYDGDRSTGNDDYVTEVVNNNVKHTIEEMRENSSIIAELERNGDVVIAGAFYDLETGKVTFLD; encoded by the coding sequence ATGAAAACCATAGATCTTTTAAGAAATTTATTACCCATAGCAATTTTAGCTTTTGCTATTACAGCATGTACAAATAACGAAAACCAACAAGACAGAACGATGGAAGAAAACCTTTTCGGTGATGTAATGACAAGTGAAACTCGGGATGCATTAACTCCTGAGGAGATCTTACAAAGCATGAAAGAAGGAAACGAGCGTTTTGTAAATAATGACCTTACTCCAAGAGATTACCAGGCTCAGGTAAAAGGCACAGCAAAAGGGCAATATCCAGAAGCGATTGTTCTTGCTTGTGTAGATAGCCGGGTTCCGGTTGAAAATGTTTTTGACAAGGGTGTTGGAGATATCTTTGTAGCACGTGTGGCTGGGAACTTCGTTAATGAAGACATCCTTGGAAGTGCCGAATTTGCAACTGCTGTTGCAGGTTCTAAAGTAGTAGTAGTGCTTGGGCATAAAAGCTGCGGTGCTGTTAAAGCTGCTATCGACGGAGTAGAAATGGGAAACATCACTGCAATGCTTGAAAAGATTAAGCCTGCTGTTGAAATGACCGAAAACTATGATGGTGACCGATCAACCGGTAACGATGATTACGTGACCGAGGTCGTCAACAATAATGTAAAACACACTATTGAAGAGATGAGAGAGAATAGCTCTATAATTGCAGAGCTTGAAAGAAACGGCGATGTGGTAATTGCCGGCGCCTTCTATGATTTAGAAACAGGGAAAGTTACGTTTCTGGATTAA
- a CDS encoding sodium:proton exchanger has translation MISSILWLIFGLLLLIKGADWLVDGASSLAKKFNVSDLAIGLTIVAFGTSAPELVVNVMSSIQGHHEIVFANIIGSNNFNLLVILGISGLITPLVVQSSTVWKEIPLSLFAAILLYILANDFWAADSFSVSRFDGFIFLTLFVSFLYYVYKQLSSDPSEVPSESKTYSQLKIWGFIIVGLAGLVIGGRLVVNNAIEIATALEVSEKIIGLTIIAAGTSLPELATSIVAATRKNVDIAVGNIIGSNIFNIFLILGISSLVNPIQYNPSFNSELYLLAAGTLFLFIAMFTGEKKKLDRWEAGVLLVIFIGYTIFLISNGL, from the coding sequence ATGATATCATCTATACTTTGGCTCATTTTTGGACTCCTCCTACTAATCAAAGGAGCAGATTGGCTGGTTGACGGGGCTTCATCTTTAGCTAAAAAGTTCAATGTATCTGACCTGGCCATTGGGTTAACAATTGTAGCCTTTGGGACCTCCGCTCCGGAACTCGTGGTAAATGTGATGAGCAGTATTCAGGGGCACCATGAAATTGTGTTTGCTAACATAATAGGCAGTAATAATTTCAATCTGCTTGTTATACTTGGTATCTCCGGCTTAATCACTCCCCTTGTTGTGCAGTCGAGTACTGTTTGGAAGGAAATACCCCTTTCTCTTTTCGCTGCCATCCTTTTATATATTCTAGCCAATGACTTTTGGGCTGCAGATTCCTTCAGCGTTTCCCGTTTTGACGGATTCATCTTTCTCACGTTGTTTGTAAGTTTCTTGTATTACGTATACAAACAGCTTTCTTCTGATCCTTCCGAAGTCCCTTCAGAAAGCAAAACCTATTCCCAGCTAAAAATCTGGGGCTTTATTATAGTTGGACTGGCAGGATTGGTTATTGGTGGGCGATTGGTTGTCAATAACGCTATCGAAATTGCAACTGCTTTGGAAGTAAGTGAGAAAATCATTGGCTTGACGATCATCGCTGCAGGTACTTCCCTACCAGAGCTCGCCACATCTATTGTAGCCGCAACTAGAAAGAATGTAGACATTGCGGTTGGCAATATTATCGGCTCAAATATCTTCAATATCTTTCTGATCCTTGGAATAAGCTCATTGGTCAATCCTATTCAATACAATCCTTCGTTTAATTCTGAACTATATTTACTCGCTGCCGGAACATTATTCTTATTTATCGCGATGTTTACAGGAGAGAAAAAAAAGTTAGACCGATGGGAAGCTGGCGTTCTGTTAGTGATCTTTATTGGCTACACCATTTTTCTTATATCTAACGGACTTTGA
- a CDS encoding TonB-dependent receptor, with product MRLSILLFFYLIFTAQTSLAQSTGSIAGVVTDAKTGEPLIGATVILEGTNLGDATDRDGRYRISNIPANSYNIIASYVGFVSQTKFNLVIRSEGNADVNFQLNEDVNELDDVTVTPNPFQKEEVTPLSIQKFSQEEIASYPGGNNDIAKVVQSLPGVSGSVGGFRNDVIIRGGAPNENIYFLDGVPIPNINHFSTQGSAGGPVGLLNVSFFEGVTLTASSFGAEYDNVLSGILQFNQRNGNSQEFTGNLRVGSSEAALTVEGPLFKGEEDRAKTTYIASVRRSYLQLLFQAIGLPFLPDYWDYQYKVNHEIDRYNRIYLTGVGSIDDLAINELDDFDPEQEATQNQIPVITQNSNTAGIGWKRQFKDNSGFMETVISNNTLGNSFFRYDDNVNETGLYLKNESRETETHLRYNATKFMGNWTYSTGFQLINSDYSNATEDLVNNRQFETDLNFFRYGIFAQASSNAFNNRLTFSLGARADGNSFSNTGNELYRTLSPRASISYKLTEDQNWTANASVGRYYKILPYTTLGFKDNNGNFTNKNADYIQSDHAVLGLEYLINKSARVSVEGFFKKYDDYPISTTDSVSLANKGGGFEVFGSEPVISQGKGRTYGVELLYQQKFTGKFYAVTAFTFYKSEFTNLLGNDYDPAVWDNGVLISLLGGYKFGNNWEVSGRYRYLGKAPYAPVDQEATLDNYPAVILDYNQLGSVRLDPFSQLDIRIDKKWSFTNVSLDVFLEIQNVLAQTGPSEPRYGLDRNENGEIITPRNLVRVDLTQDASVLPSIGLVLNF from the coding sequence ATGCGATTATCAATTTTACTGTTTTTCTATCTTATTTTCACTGCCCAAACATCTCTTGCACAGTCCACCGGATCTATAGCAGGTGTTGTTACGGATGCTAAAACCGGGGAACCTTTGATTGGGGCAACTGTAATTTTGGAAGGCACGAACCTTGGCGATGCCACTGACAGAGATGGACGATACAGAATCTCAAATATCCCGGCCAACTCGTACAATATCATAGCTTCTTATGTTGGGTTTGTATCGCAGACAAAGTTTAACCTGGTAATACGTTCGGAAGGTAATGCAGACGTTAATTTCCAGCTAAATGAAGACGTAAATGAACTTGATGATGTAACCGTAACGCCAAACCCATTTCAAAAAGAAGAAGTAACTCCCCTCTCTATTCAGAAATTCAGTCAGGAAGAAATTGCTTCCTATCCGGGGGGAAATAATGACATCGCAAAAGTAGTACAATCTTTGCCCGGTGTTTCCGGATCAGTCGGAGGCTTTAGAAATGATGTAATTATTCGGGGTGGTGCTCCCAATGAGAATATCTATTTTCTTGATGGAGTCCCAATTCCCAACATCAATCACTTTTCAACACAGGGTAGTGCAGGCGGCCCTGTTGGCTTGCTCAATGTCTCCTTTTTTGAGGGAGTGACACTGACGGCCAGTTCGTTTGGCGCTGAATACGATAACGTACTTTCCGGCATCCTTCAGTTTAACCAGCGAAATGGAAATTCACAGGAATTTACTGGGAACCTAAGAGTCGGTTCAAGTGAAGCTGCGCTCACTGTGGAAGGCCCGCTTTTTAAAGGGGAGGAAGACCGGGCTAAAACCACATATATCGCATCTGTCCGCCGTTCGTATTTACAGCTACTCTTTCAAGCAATTGGCCTGCCTTTTTTACCGGACTATTGGGATTATCAGTATAAGGTGAATCACGAAATTGACCGATATAATAGAATCTACCTAACAGGTGTTGGCTCGATTGATGATCTTGCTATAAATGAATTGGATGACTTTGATCCCGAACAGGAAGCCACCCAAAACCAAATCCCCGTCATTACCCAAAATAGTAATACTGCAGGGATTGGCTGGAAGCGACAGTTCAAAGACAATTCCGGATTTATGGAAACCGTCATCAGCAATAATACGCTGGGCAACAGCTTTTTCCGTTATGATGATAACGTGAACGAAACCGGGCTTTATCTTAAAAATGAATCCCGCGAGACCGAAACTCATCTTCGGTATAACGCTACTAAATTTATGGGAAATTGGACGTATTCAACAGGTTTCCAGCTTATCAACTCTGATTATTCAAATGCTACTGAAGACTTGGTTAATAATCGACAGTTCGAAACCGATCTCAATTTCTTCCGATATGGAATATTTGCTCAAGCCTCATCGAATGCTTTCAACAACCGACTTACATTTTCTTTGGGAGCAAGAGCCGATGGTAATTCATTCAGCAACACGGGCAATGAACTTTATAGAACACTAAGTCCACGAGCGTCCATTTCCTATAAACTTACGGAAGATCAAAACTGGACAGCAAATGCCTCAGTTGGCCGATATTATAAAATTCTGCCTTACACTACACTTGGCTTTAAGGATAATAATGGCAATTTCACCAATAAAAATGCGGACTACATACAAAGCGATCATGCCGTATTAGGGCTCGAATATTTAATAAATAAATCTGCAAGAGTTTCGGTGGAGGGTTTTTTCAAGAAGTATGATGACTACCCAATATCCACCACCGACAGTGTATCGTTAGCTAATAAAGGCGGGGGTTTTGAAGTTTTTGGAAGTGAGCCCGTCATAAGTCAAGGAAAAGGCAGAACGTATGGCGTGGAGCTCTTATACCAACAAAAATTCACCGGAAAGTTTTATGCTGTAACAGCTTTTACGTTCTATAAAAGTGAGTTCACTAATCTGTTGGGCAACGATTATGATCCGGCAGTTTGGGATAATGGAGTTCTTATCTCATTACTGGGAGGTTACAAATTTGGCAATAACTGGGAAGTCAGCGGACGGTACCGTTACCTTGGGAAAGCCCCATATGCGCCGGTCGATCAGGAAGCCACGTTAGACAATTATCCGGCAGTTATTTTAGACTACAACCAATTGGGCTCTGTTCGCCTTGATCCCTTTAGTCAACTAGACATCAGAATTGACAAGAAGTGGAGCTTTACGAATGTTAGTCTCGATGTATTTCTTGAAATTCAAAATGTACTTGCCCAAACCGGCCCTTCCGAACCGCGCTATGGATTAGATAGAAATGAGAATGGCGAAATTATTACGCCCAGAAATTTGGTTCGTGTTGATTTGACTCAGGATGCCAGTGTCTTGCCCTCAATTGGTCTTGTGCTTAATTTTTGA
- a CDS encoding DNA replication and repair protein RecF — MRNTHTELTNFRNHLSTKVDWAPNLNVITGPNGSGKTSLIDAIHYLCMSRSFVSNTDMYVVNQDESYFMINGHFEGQIRSEFDVACSYSRGDGKKIFVNDSPLERLSDLIGMVPVVTLTPDDKKLTLEGPAERRSFIDSFISQISPAYLRDLIEYRKVRKQRNSLLQEYRGPVSVLEAYLEPWNVQLVEVGSRIVAKRHEVLENLKEYLAKDYAMVSGMDLTTNLEYQTFCEPSTDVKAIEKEYYEQLEKVQPKEIDREYTSVGPHRDEVIFYLDEFELRRFGSQGQHRLFKLSLKLAQLHYYSDELDDLPILMLDDVFGDLDLKKTEILLDALQQHKGQIFITSANPIPFEDYVDFDGVNNRFYEVKDGKITEVRK, encoded by the coding sequence ATGCGAAATACTCACACAGAACTCACAAATTTTAGAAACCACCTGAGCACAAAGGTGGACTGGGCGCCGAACCTCAACGTAATTACAGGCCCGAATGGTTCAGGCAAAACAAGCCTGATTGATGCCATCCATTATCTGTGTATGTCTCGAAGTTTTGTGTCCAATACCGACATGTATGTGGTTAATCAGGATGAGAGTTACTTTATGATTAATGGCCATTTTGAAGGTCAGATTCGTTCTGAGTTTGATGTAGCTTGTTCATACTCCAGAGGAGACGGGAAGAAGATTTTCGTAAATGATTCACCACTTGAACGCCTTTCTGATTTAATTGGAATGGTACCAGTTGTAACTCTAACTCCGGATGATAAGAAGCTAACGCTGGAAGGACCTGCAGAGCGGCGTTCGTTTATCGATTCTTTCATAAGCCAGATTTCGCCCGCCTATCTCCGTGATTTGATTGAGTACCGGAAAGTCAGAAAACAGCGGAACTCGCTATTGCAGGAGTACCGTGGCCCGGTTTCAGTGTTGGAGGCGTATTTAGAACCATGGAATGTCCAGCTCGTGGAAGTTGGCTCACGAATTGTAGCAAAGCGCCATGAAGTACTCGAGAACCTGAAAGAGTATCTCGCCAAAGATTATGCGATGGTATCGGGAATGGACTTGACCACAAATTTAGAGTACCAGACCTTCTGCGAACCCAGTACGGATGTTAAAGCTATTGAGAAAGAGTATTATGAACAGCTGGAAAAAGTTCAGCCCAAAGAAATAGATAGGGAGTACACTTCAGTAGGTCCACACAGGGATGAGGTTATTTTTTATCTGGATGAATTTGAACTTCGCCGGTTTGGTTCACAAGGGCAGCACCGTTTGTTCAAGCTGTCTTTGAAACTGGCTCAGCTGCATTATTACTCAGATGAGCTGGACGATCTCCCTATACTGATGCTGGATGATGTATTCGGTGATTTAGATCTTAAAAAAACCGAAATTTTACTCGATGCACTTCAACAACATAAAGGTCAAATATTTATAACTTCAGCAAATCCCATTCCCTTTGAAGATTATGTTGACTTTGATGGGGTGAATAATCGTTTTTATGAAGTGAAAGATGGAAAAATAACCGAGGTTAGAAAATGA